In Pseudomonas sp. DNDY-54, a genomic segment contains:
- a CDS encoding ABC transporter ATP-binding protein, translating into MNAPEKAPQAKPQPVPLPSRPVPFLWHYICARPWHFGGLLALIIGAASCAVAVQYGMKLLVDAMAQGTADRGSAKVWWPLGLFISLIVIENVFWRLGGWLGCRTVVASVVDLRVDLFKHLTGHPMRYFTEHFAGSLGNRISALGQAAGAIYGGLAWKIVPPIIDFIGAVVVLLTVDVRMAVALILFVAIVAALITGFGIRGRAKHQRFAAQSARVGGELVDAVSNVWTIKAFSARDREAERLAQEIGYEARAQRRSWMYLEKARVMHDICLSVMAGGMLIWAISLWVGGEVTAGDVVLVSALTFRILHGSRDLALALVDATQQIGAIDDTLRIIVQPHGLEDSDNQLLLGEGDITFERVSFSYPGRGAVFEALDLHIPAGQKVGVVGSSGAGKSTLIHLIQRLDDVQDGRILIDGQDIRSVSQDSLREKIAVVPQETALFNRSIRENIRYGRPGATDDEVVEAARSAFCDAFIRQLPQGYDTLVGERGVMLSGGQRQRLGIARAFLKNAPILILDEATSALDTQSEAEIQVALNDLVHNRTVVAVAHRLSTLASFDRIVVLRDGRIVEDGPPHELRNRGGAFDALWRMQAEGFKAQPDPAA; encoded by the coding sequence ATGAACGCCCCGGAGAAGGCGCCCCAGGCGAAACCGCAGCCGGTGCCGCTGCCGAGCCGACCGGTCCCCTTTCTCTGGCATTACATTTGTGCGCGGCCCTGGCACTTCGGCGGCTTGCTGGCGCTGATCATCGGCGCGGCCAGCTGCGCGGTGGCCGTGCAGTACGGCATGAAGCTGCTGGTCGACGCCATGGCGCAAGGCACCGCGGACCGCGGCTCGGCCAAGGTGTGGTGGCCACTGGGCCTGTTCATCAGCCTGATCGTCATCGAAAACGTGTTCTGGCGCCTTGGGGGCTGGCTCGGCTGCCGCACGGTGGTCGCCAGTGTCGTGGACCTGCGTGTCGACCTGTTCAAACACCTGACCGGCCACCCGATGCGCTACTTCACCGAGCATTTTGCTGGCTCGCTGGGCAATCGGATCTCCGCCCTTGGCCAGGCGGCGGGCGCGATCTATGGGGGCTTGGCGTGGAAGATCGTCCCGCCAATTATCGATTTCATCGGCGCGGTGGTGGTGCTGTTGACCGTGGACGTGCGCATGGCCGTGGCGCTGATTCTGTTCGTTGCCATCGTCGCCGCGCTGATTACCGGCTTTGGCATTCGTGGCCGGGCCAAGCACCAGCGCTTCGCGGCCCAGTCGGCGCGCGTCGGGGGTGAGCTGGTGGATGCGGTTTCCAACGTGTGGACCATCAAGGCGTTCTCCGCCCGCGACCGCGAGGCCGAGCGGCTGGCGCAGGAAATCGGCTACGAAGCCCGCGCGCAGCGGCGCAGTTGGATGTACCTGGAAAAGGCCCGGGTGATGCATGACATCTGCCTGTCGGTGATGGCCGGCGGCATGCTGATCTGGGCCATCAGCCTGTGGGTGGGCGGTGAAGTGACGGCCGGTGACGTGGTGCTGGTCAGCGCGCTGACCTTCCGCATTCTGCATGGCTCGCGGGATCTGGCGCTGGCGCTGGTGGATGCGACCCAGCAGATCGGTGCCATCGATGACACCTTGCGCATCATCGTCCAGCCGCATGGTCTGGAAGACAGTGACAACCAGTTACTGCTGGGGGAGGGCGACATCACCTTCGAGCGCGTCAGCTTCAGTTACCCGGGCCGCGGCGCGGTGTTCGAGGCGCTGGACCTGCACATACCGGCGGGGCAAAAGGTCGGTGTGGTGGGCTCGTCAGGCGCTGGCAAGTCGACGCTGATCCATCTCATCCAGCGCCTCGACGACGTCCAGGACGGCCGCATTCTCATCGACGGTCAGGACATCCGCAGCGTCAGCCAGGACAGCCTGCGCGAGAAGATTGCGGTGGTGCCGCAGGAGACGGCGCTGTTCAACCGCAGCATTCGCGAGAACATTCGCTATGGCCGCCCCGGCGCGACCGACGACGAGGTGGTGGAAGCCGCACGCAGCGCGTTCTGCGATGCCTTCATCCGTCAGCTGCCGCAGGGCTACGACACCCTGGTCGGCGAGCGTGGCGTGATGCTCTCCGGCGGGCAGCGCCAGCGCCTGGGCATCGCACGGGCCTTTCTCAAGAACGCGCCGATCCTGATCCTCGACGAGGCGACGTCGGCGCTGGATACCCAGTCCGAAGCCGAGATCCAGGTCGCGCTCAACGATCTGGTGCACAACCGCACGGTGGTGGCGGTGGCGCATCGGCTCTCGACCTTGGCGAGTTTCGATCGCATCGTCGTGCTGCGTGACGGGCGCATCGTCGAGGACGGCCCGCCCCATGAGCTGCGCAACCGTGGCGGCGCGTTCGACGCGCTGTGGCGAATGCAGGCCGAAGGTTTCAAGGCGCAGCCCGATCCGGCCGCATGA
- a CDS encoding KTSC domain-containing protein — MKRVAVNSRSLQALGYDPEGHVLEVLFHNGSLYRYEQVPADVVQALLEADSLGRYFNQVFKAQHYPYRRLE, encoded by the coding sequence ATGAAGCGCGTCGCGGTCAATTCCCGCAGCCTTCAGGCGTTGGGGTACGACCCCGAAGGGCATGTCCTGGAGGTGCTGTTTCACAACGGCTCGCTGTACCGCTACGAACAGGTGCCAGCCGACGTGGTGCAGGCGCTGCTGGAAGCCGATTCCCTGGGACGCTATTTCAATCAGGTATTCAAGGCGCAGCATTACCCCTACCGGCGCCTCGAATGA